One region of Culex pipiens pallens isolate TS chromosome 2, TS_CPP_V2, whole genome shotgun sequence genomic DNA includes:
- the LOC120419604 gene encoding zinc finger protein 883-like, whose product MQFDLVRDTTKLCRVCLMDSDEHRTDMYEVSDQFSLHEMLKAICATVFDKSDAEYPPGMPTTVCADCRNAILAAFKLHQTCVDSERRLMELLALKWELRDLKSEEESGDPLKSAGEEAPQEEMLSVEVEGHVKTERETHLLEEEQPKDEMEDSLLDSEHGDTIKVEELDLMDVDDNENGDISESGETMEPSVEEDTSNITCNICSTSFGEAVMLRKHMTLKHQLHMCEFCPKSFRIRASFTRHQRRHLKKHPERGSSGSRKVYSCQYCEETFKVGMQLKRHKAAVHRNIKDPDQPFTCRLCAESYATASELLTHKKTHENPVNCSCGRRFKNDMRLQTHTASGTCSGDNDRRCNICNKVYKSVDVMLRHRNAVHSEPVVCPECGQTMANLASMRMHLRIGFCSAQPPTKSVIAARTCKICGEEQKNRYAVKGHMIRAHPDRMLRCDMCSMEFRTQRYLDLHVQYHKSKTFQCKICDEIVPSKDALVKHRRIHRDPITCSVCDKKFASKHTLTTHMERHIGLKPFACDVCPMRFITKIEFQAHMLTHTKQQDHVCDLCGSRFTKKYSLKAHVKRVHEGIRPFPCSQCSLKFSTAHRLQIHMYTHTGEKPNKCELCPQAYAQTNDLVKHVARAHGDGNPYLCDLCDEGFKLMTDLRQHYRVHVQSTEGGADQMEEVRFTSVTILKRAFAKARQREEAERGS is encoded by the exons ATGCAGTTCGACCTGGTCCGGGACACCACCAAGCTATGTCGGGTGTGCTTGATGGATAGCGATGAACATCGCACCGACATGTACGAAGTATCCGACCAGTTTAGCTTGCACGAAATGCTGAAAGCCATCTGCGCCACCGTATTTGATAAATCCGATGCTGAGTATCCACCCGGGATGCCTACGACGGTTTGTGCCGACTGCCGGAATGCTATTCTCGCAGCTTTCAAGCTGCACCAGACGTGCGTCGATAGTGAGCGTCGGCTGATGGAGCTGCTGGCGCTAAAGTGGGAGCTTCGAGATCTGAAGAGTGAGGAGGAATCCGGAGATCCACTAAAGTCCGCCGGTGAAGAAGCGCCGCAGGAAGAAATGTTAAGCGTTGAAGTGGAAGGTCATGTTAAGACCGAACGAGAAACGCATCTTCTCGAGGAGGAGCAACCAAAAGACGAGATGGAAGATTCACTCTTAGATAGTGAGCATGGAGATACGATAAAGGTTGAAGAATTAGATTTGATGGACGTGGACGACAACGAAAACGGTGATATTTCTGAATCTGGTGAGACCATGGAACCTTCCGTCGAAGAAGACACGAGCAATATCACCTGTAACATTTGCTCGACGTCGTTTGGTGAAGCTGTCATGCTGAGAAAACACATGACCCTAAAACATCAGTTGCACATGTGCGAGTTTTGTCCGAAATCTTTCAGAATCCGCGCAAGTTTTACTCGTCATCAGCGGCGACACTTGAAGAAGCATCCGGAGAGAGGCTCGAGCGGATCGAGGAAGGTGTATTCTTGTCAATATTGCGAGGAAACGTTCAAAGTGGGCATGCAACTTAAGAGACACAAAGCAGCTGTCCATCGAAATATAAAAGATCCGGATCAACCTTTCACGTGCAGATTATGCGCGGAATCGTACGCAACGGCATCGGAGCTGTTGACCCACAAAAAAACGCATGAAAATCCAGTTAACTGTTCATGTGGACGTAGATTTAAAAATGACATGAGATTACAAACGCATACCGCGTCCGGAACGTGCTCAGGAGATAACGATAGAAGGTGTAACATATGTAATAAAGTCTACAAATCGGTCGACGTCATGCTCAGGCATCGCAACGCGGTGCATTCCGAGCCCGTCGTATGTCCCGAGTGTGGCCAGACGATGGCTAACCTTGCCAGCATGCGAATGCATTTGCGGATCGGATTCTGCTCAGCGCAACCTCCGACAAAATCTGTGATAGCTGCCAGAACCTGTAAGATTTGTGGCGAAGAACAGAAAAACCGTTACGCTGTTAAAGGTCACATGATACGAGCACATCCGGACCGTATGCTTCGCTGTGATATGTGCAGTATGGAATTTAGAACTCAAAGATATCTTGATTTGCACGTACAATACCACAAATCCAAGACGTTCCAATGTAAAATTTGTGACGAAATCGTGCCCTCAAAAGATGCTCTGGTGAAGCACCGACGAATCCACAGAGACCCCATCACGTGCTCagtttgtgacaaaaagtttgcATCCAAACACACTCTTACTACCCACATGGAGCGACACATAGGCCTCAAACCGTTCGCCTGTGACGTTTGTCCGATGCGGTTTATAACGAAAATTGAGTTTCAAGCTCACATGCTTACGCACACCAAGCAACAGGACCATGTTTGTGATCTTTGCGGGTCTcggttcacaaaaaaatattcgttgAAGGCACATGTCAAGCGTGTTCACGAGG GTATTCGTCCCTTTCCGTGCTCACAGTGCAGTTTAAAGTTTTCCACCGCGCATCGACTGCAGATCCACATGTACACCCATACCGGGGAAAAACCGAACAAGTGTGAACTTTGCCCGCAGGCGTACGCCCAGACCAACGATCTGGTCAAGCACGTGGCCCGCGCCCACGGCGATGGCAATCCGTACCTTTGCGACCTGTGCGACGAGGGGTTCAAGCTTATGACGGATCTGCGCCAGCACTATCGGGTGCACGTGCAATCGACGGAAGGTGGCGCCGACCAGATGGAGGAGGTGCGCTTCACCAGTGTGACGATTCTGAAGAGGGCGTTCGCTAAAGCGAGACAGCGGGAGGAGGCCGAAAGAGGCTCGTAG